In Methylophaga thalassica, one genomic interval encodes:
- the ffh gene encoding signal recognition particle protein, producing MFDSLSDRLGSTLKKIRGQGRITEDNVKETLREVRMALLEADVALPVVREFIDNVKERAMGQDVLRSLTPGQVLVKIVNDELVAVMGDDSNSLNLSTQPPAVILMAGLQGAGKTTSVAKLARWLKERERKSVMVASADVYRPAAIDQLETLAKEVDARFFPSQSSQNPVDIARNAVEQAKRDYVDVVIIDTAGRLHIDDDMMDEIKQIHAAINPIETLFTVDSMTGQDAANTAKAFNEALPLTGIILTKTDGDARGGAALSIRHITGKPIKFMGVGEKTAALEPFHPDRVVSRILGMGDVLSLVEEAQRKMDVGSAEKLANKLKKGKGFDLEDFQEQLRQMGKMGGIGSLLDKMPGMGNIPAAAKQQVNDKELAKLEAIINSMTKKERQKPEIIKGSRKKRIAAGSGTQIQDVNRLLKQFSQMQKMMKKMGSKGGMAKLMRGLGGKFPMGGGLPF from the coding sequence ATGTTTGATAGCTTAAGCGATAGACTCGGCAGTACTCTCAAAAAAATCCGTGGCCAGGGCCGTATTACCGAAGATAACGTCAAAGAGACACTTCGAGAAGTGCGAATGGCGTTACTTGAAGCCGACGTCGCTTTACCAGTAGTGCGTGAATTTATCGATAATGTTAAAGAACGCGCGATGGGACAGGATGTTTTGCGCAGTCTAACCCCCGGTCAGGTGTTGGTCAAAATCGTCAATGACGAACTTGTTGCGGTGATGGGGGATGACTCAAACTCACTAAATCTGAGCACCCAACCTCCAGCGGTCATTTTAATGGCAGGTCTACAAGGGGCAGGTAAAACAACCAGCGTAGCGAAATTGGCAAGATGGCTAAAAGAGCGGGAACGTAAATCCGTTATGGTCGCGAGTGCCGATGTTTACCGACCTGCTGCGATTGATCAGTTAGAAACCTTAGCAAAAGAAGTTGATGCACGTTTTTTCCCCAGCCAGTCTTCACAAAATCCTGTTGATATCGCGCGTAATGCGGTTGAACAGGCTAAACGTGATTATGTGGATGTGGTGATTATCGATACCGCCGGTCGTTTACATATAGACGATGACATGATGGATGAGATCAAGCAGATTCATGCTGCGATCAATCCGATAGAAACCTTATTCACTGTTGATAGTATGACGGGCCAGGATGCGGCGAATACGGCCAAAGCATTCAATGAAGCTTTACCGCTTACCGGTATCATTCTGACTAAAACCGATGGTGACGCGCGGGGCGGGGCCGCTTTATCAATAAGACATATTACTGGTAAACCCATTAAGTTTATGGGGGTAGGTGAAAAAACAGCTGCCCTTGAACCCTTTCATCCCGATCGTGTGGTCTCTCGGATTCTGGGGATGGGCGATGTGCTGTCACTGGTTGAAGAAGCACAACGTAAAATGGATGTTGGTTCAGCCGAGAAACTGGCTAACAAACTGAAAAAAGGCAAAGGCTTTGACCTGGAAGATTTTCAGGAACAATTACGTCAAATGGGCAAAATGGGCGGCATCGGTTCACTATTAGACAAAATGCCGGGGATGGGGAATATTCCTGCTGCCGCAAAACAGCAGGTGAATGATAAAGAATTGGCCAAACTAGAAGCCATCATTAATTCGATGACAAAAAAAGAGCGCCAGAAGCCTGAAATTATTAAAGGCTCGCGCAAAAAAAGAATTGCGGCTGGTAGCGGAACCCAAATCCAGGATGTGAATCGTCTGCTGAAACAATTTAGTCAAATGCAGAAAATGATGAAGAAGATGGGTTCAAAAGGCGGAATGGCTAAATTGATGAGAGGTTTGGGCGGCAAATTTCCTATGGGCGGAGGCCTGCCTTTCTAA
- the rpsP gene encoding 30S ribosomal protein S16, with product MVTIRLTRSGAKKRPFYGIVVTDSRSKRDGRYIERVGFFNPIARGQEEKLRVDLDRVAHWISQGAQTSERVAKLIAEAQKAA from the coding sequence ATGGTAACAATTAGATTGACTCGCAGTGGCGCTAAAAAACGCCCTTTTTACGGTATCGTAGTAACTGATTCACGCAGCAAACGTGATGGTCGTTATATCGAACGCGTTGGTTTTTTCAACCCGATTGCTCGTGGTCAAGAAGAAAAACTTCGTGTTGATTTAGACCGCGTTGCACATTGGATTAGCCAAGGCGCACAAACATCAGAACGCGTTGCTAAATTGATTGCAGAAGCTCAAAAAGCCGCTTAA
- the rimM gene encoding ribosome maturation factor RimM (Essential for efficient processing of 16S rRNA) — MSTSEEFIPVGKISGAFGVKGWVKVYSFTEPRTNILQYSPLFLSRRGDWIEIKVYGGRLQGKGVVMGIENVTDRDQVQPLVGADLAIKKSQLEPVDEDEFYWNDLEGLTVVNLQNQVLGKVDHLLETGANDVLVVKAEGKKAEILIPFVVDEIVKLVDLDEEIIQVDWSEDY; from the coding sequence ATGTCAACATCCGAGGAGTTTATCCCGGTAGGTAAAATATCCGGTGCCTTTGGTGTCAAAGGTTGGGTGAAGGTGTATTCTTTTACCGAACCTCGTACCAATATTTTGCAATATTCACCGTTATTTTTATCCAGACGTGGCGATTGGATTGAAATCAAAGTGTATGGTGGTCGATTGCAAGGTAAAGGTGTGGTGATGGGGATTGAAAACGTCACTGACCGTGATCAGGTTCAGCCGCTGGTTGGAGCAGACTTAGCGATTAAAAAATCGCAACTGGAACCCGTAGATGAAGACGAGTTTTACTGGAATGACCTTGAAGGTCTGACAGTGGTTAATCTTCAGAATCAGGTTTTAGGTAAAGTCGACCATCTGCTTGAAACTGGTGCAAATGATGTGCTGGTTGTTAAAGCTGAAGGGAAAAAAGCGGAAATATTGATTCCATTTGTAGTGGATGAGATTGTTAAACTGGTCGATTTGGATGAAGAAATTATCCAGGTAGATTGGAGTGAAGATTATTGA
- the trmD gene encoding tRNA (guanosine(37)-N1)-methyltransferase TrmD — protein MHLGVISLFPEMFDAITQYGVTGRAVKHGLLNLDYWNPRDFAYDRHRTVDDRPYGGGPGMVMKVAPLKEAITAAKQKLGDEATVIYLSPQGKKLDQKSLEQLAGKQKLILLAGRYEGVDERLIEKEIDEEWSIGDYVLSGGELAAMVMIDGMSRLIPGVLGDEQSAEQDSFVDGLLDYPHYTRPEVLDDQSVPEVLLGGDHEAIRKWRLKQSLGRTWLRRPDLLDKETLTNEQASLLKEFIAESGQD, from the coding sequence ATGCACCTTGGTGTTATATCCCTTTTTCCTGAAATGTTTGATGCGATTACTCAATATGGAGTAACAGGTCGGGCGGTGAAACATGGTCTACTCAATTTAGACTATTGGAATCCGCGTGATTTTGCCTATGATCGGCATCGAACGGTAGATGACAGGCCATATGGTGGTGGTCCTGGAATGGTAATGAAAGTTGCGCCTTTGAAAGAGGCCATCACAGCAGCAAAGCAAAAGCTGGGAGATGAGGCAACCGTTATCTATTTGTCACCACAAGGCAAAAAATTGGACCAGAAAAGTCTGGAACAATTGGCGGGTAAACAGAAGTTGATTTTACTGGCCGGCCGTTATGAAGGCGTTGATGAACGTCTGATAGAAAAAGAGATTGATGAGGAATGGTCCATAGGTGACTACGTCCTCAGTGGTGGAGAACTGGCAGCCATGGTCATGATTGATGGTATGTCCAGATTGATACCCGGTGTGTTAGGTGATGAACAGTCTGCTGAGCAGGATTCTTTTGTGGATGGCTTATTAGACTACCCTCATTACACCAGACCAGAAGTTTTAGATGACCAGTCAGTACCCGAGGTATTGCTGGGAGGCGACCATGAAGCGATTCGTAAATGGCGTCTCAAACAGTCCTTGGGACGAACATGGTTGCGACGACCTGACTTATTAGACAAAGAGACTTTGACTAATGAACAGGCTTCGCTATTAAAAGAGTTTATTGCCGAGAGCGGGCAGGATTAG
- the rplS gene encoding 50S ribosomal protein L19, with amino-acid sequence MSNIIEQLNAEQVRQDIPEFSAGDTVVVKVKIKEGDREREQAFEGIVIAKRNRGLHSAFTVRKISSGVGVERVFQTHSPAIASVEVKRRGDVRRSKLYYLRDLTGKAARIKEKL; translated from the coding sequence ATGAGTAACATTATCGAACAGCTTAACGCTGAACAAGTGAGACAGGATATCCCTGAATTTTCAGCGGGTGATACTGTTGTTGTTAAAGTTAAAATCAAAGAAGGCGACCGTGAACGTGAACAGGCGTTTGAAGGTATCGTTATTGCTAAACGTAACCGTGGTCTGCACTCAGCATTCACTGTTCGTAAAATCTCTAGCGGTGTCGGTGTTGAGCGTGTTTTCCAAACACATAGCCCAGCCATTGCAAGCGTTGAAGTAAAACGTCGCGGTGATGTACGTCGTTCTAAACTTTACTATTTACGTGATCTGACTGGTAAAGCAGCACGTATTAAAGAAAAGCTATAA